The following coding sequences are from one Diospyros lotus cultivar Yz01 chromosome 7, ASM1463336v1, whole genome shotgun sequence window:
- the LOC127806620 gene encoding toMV susceptible protein tm-2-like — MEEYFPNLSPLTRTDWKGWFSFPNAKAAHDFAVEIEEIKRRSVDINRRRQTYQVPDASGPAGREVWDPRITFPHTDEVNVVGMDEHIKQLVAKVTDQDSKHRVISITGMAGLGKTTLARKVYNSVRQSFKCSAWIYVSRQPNPNELLHDIARQVGLTEERNNNFVGKLFHLLSKNRYVIVIDDIWKIEPWNALKKGIPVNYMNGSRIIITSRYNEIGRQIGGSLHELKPLDEEKSRELFFKLVMAAPQDNDEDSDPSQLEGIGERILQRCGGVPLAIEVIAGLLSSKERNMHAWDGVLENIGGDEDQCSKIFALSYKDLPSMLKPCFLYFGLFPEDHEILTFKLINLWAAEGFIHGSGKRAVEDVGQDYLNQLVSRNLIQVVKRKFNGTVGCCRIHDILLDLCIKNAREMNFFNTLNDVATSVDCLAPRRVTAYQSEVGNYVSPNYQTPKLRALLCFDDKQQVYLRLKNFKFLRVLIIMCFPWLGAPINEIVKLKHLYHLELGGGEVELPYAISNLENLLTLDLHKCLELVLPDVIWKMKQLRHIILPVQCWAPSVRGINLDSHRSLPSEVSLPNLQTLYGLPVKLFEANWLHKLYSLRTLKVSFTTEEHIIEVLSGATPLSQRLEELHLVSVKYSNYSITWGSFTKFRSTLDLSNYEKLGKLCMRWVHMANFPQPDKLPTCLTVLILEGTGMEMDPMLTLKNLPKLKILILGWDSYSGENMVCSGEADSFPQLKVLKIYSKCLKEFKVEEEAMPKLKDVTLFTHYTLIMNVPDRIRNIIKIIDDIRDGLWYPDEIIDSPDSP; from the exons ATGGAAGAGTACTTCCCTAACCTATCACCACTTACAAGGACTGACTGGAAGGGTTGGTTTTCGTTTCCGAATGCCAAAGCTGCCCATGACTTTGCGGTGGAGATTGAAGAAATAAAACGAAGGTCGGTGGATATCAATCGCAGGAGACAGACTTATCAAGTCCCAGATGCAAGTGGCCCTGCTGGAAGAGAGGTATGGGATCCAAGAATAACTTTTCCTCACACTGACGAAGTAAATGTTGTTGGTATGGACGAACACATTAAGCAATTGGTGGCCAAAGTGACGGATCAAGATTCAAAGCATCGTGTGATCTCAATTACAGGCATGGCCGGTCTAGGCAAGACAACACTGGCCAGAAAAGTTTATAATTCTGTTCGACAAAGTTTTAAGTGTTCAGCTTGGATTTATGTCTCTCGACAACCAAACCCAAATGAACTTTTACATGATATAGCAAGGCAAGTTGGCTTGACGGAGGAGCGCAACAACAACTTTGTGGGTAAATTGTTCCATCTTTTAAGCAAAAACAGGTATGTGATAGTAATTGATGATATATGGAAGATTGAACCATGGAACGCTTTAAAAAAAGGCATTCCTGTTAATTACATGAATGGCAGTAGAATAATCATCACTTCCCGATACAACGAGATAGGTAGACAAATTGGTGGGTCTTTACATGAATTAAAACCCTTAGACGAAGAAAAGAGTAGAGAGCTATTCTTCAAATTGGTTATGGCTGCCCCGCAAGACAATGATGAAGATAGTGATCCCTCACAATTGGAAGGCATTGGTGAGAGAATACTACAGAGATGTGGCGGTGTGCCGCTTGCGATAGAAGTTATAGCAGGCCTGTTGTCATCAAAAGAGAGAAACATGCATGCATGGGATGGGGTATTAGAGAATATAGGTGGAGATGAAGACCAATGCTCAAAGATCTTTGCTTTGAGCTACAAAGATTTACCTTCgatgttgaaaccatgttttttGTACTTCGGTTTATTTCCAGAGGATCACGAAATTTTAACGTTCAAACTAATCAATTTATGGGCAGCTGAAGGATTCATACATGGCAGTGGAAAAAGGGCGGTTGAGGATGTGGGGCAAGATTACCTAAATCAGTTAGTTAGTAGAAACCTAATTCAAGTTGTCAAGAGGAAGTTCAACGGGACAGTTGGATGTTGTCGTATTCACGATATCTTGCTTGACCTTTGCATTAAGAATGCTAGGGAGATGAACTTTTTTAACACTCTCAATGATGTAGCCACTAGTGTAGATTGCCTTGCACCACGCAGAGTCACTGCCTATCAAAGTGAAGTTGGCAACTATGTATCACCAAATTATCAAACTCCAAAGCTTCGGGCCTTGTTATGTTTCGATGATAAGCAGCAGGTTTACCTTCGTCTTAAAAACTTCAAATTTCTTCGGGTGCTAATTATAATGTGCTTCCCTTGGCTGGGGGCTCCTATAAATGAAATTGTGAAGTTAAAACACCTGTATCACCTTGAATTGGGAGGGGGTGAGGTGGAGCTTCCCTACGCCATAAGCAATTTGGAAAATTTGCTGACCTTGGATCTACATAAATGCCTCGAACTCGTCCTCCCTGATGTCATCTGGAAAATGAAGCAACTAAGACATATTATATTACCTGTTCAATGTTGGGCTCCTTCAGTCCGTGGGATCAACTTGGATAGCCACAGGTCCCTTCCATCTGAAGTTTCCTTACCAAACTTGCAGACCCTCTATGGATTGCCTGTCAAACTTTTTGAGGCCAATTGGTTGCACAAACTTTATAGTTTGAGAACACTGAAAGTCTCTTTTACAACTGAGGAGCATATCATTGAGGTACTATCAGGTGCAACCCCCCTGTCACAGAGGCTAGAAGAATTGCATTTAGTATcggtaaaatattcaaattattcTATAACTTGGGGATCATTTACCAAATTTAGGTCAACATTGGATCTGTCTAATTATGAAAAACTTGGTAAGTTATGCATGCGATGGGTACATATGGCAAATTTTCCACAGCCTGATAAACTGCCAACATGCCTCACAGTGCTTATCCTTGAGGGCACTGGGATGGAAATGGACCCAATGTTGACTTTGAAGAACCTACCTAAACTTAAGATCCTTATACTTGGATGGGATTCGTACTCTGGGGAGAATATGGTATGCTCCGGAGAAGCTGACAGCTTTCCTCAACTCAAagtattgaaaatttattcaaagTGTCTGAAGGAGTTTAAAGTTGAGGAAGAAGCAATGCCCAAACTCAAGGACGTTACCCTCTTCACTCACTACACGCTGATAATGAATGTTCCAGATAGAATCAGAAATATAATCAAGATTATCGATGACATAAGAG ATGGCTTATGGTATCCAGATGAGATAATTGATTCTCCAGATAGTCCGTGA